Proteins from one Paenibacillus sp. genomic window:
- a CDS encoding TerC family protein yields the protein MESLWLEYAWALLILIGLEGLLSADNALVLAVIAKHLPDDQKKKAINYGIIMAFVFRFAALFAISFIANVWQVQAIGAAYLLYLGLKHVLQTKFGKKTEAVHKEIKQEVKGKGFWPTVGKIALADLAFAIDSILAAVALALGLPDSPLDEFGGMDGGQFIVVVLGGVAGLVLIKYAATWFVKLLGQRPALETTAYAIVAWVGVKLAIITLAHEDIGVLDHHFPHSTGWTLVFYGVLVAIALLGWFAPNNKPSKAGNA from the coding sequence TTGGAGTCATTGTGGTTGGAGTATGCATGGGCTTTACTGATTTTGATCGGATTGGAAGGGCTGTTGTCGGCTGACAATGCGCTCGTGTTGGCGGTCATCGCCAAGCATTTGCCGGACGACCAGAAGAAAAAGGCGATCAACTACGGCATTATCATGGCCTTCGTGTTCCGGTTTGCCGCTCTTTTTGCGATTTCGTTCATTGCGAATGTGTGGCAAGTGCAGGCGATCGGGGCAGCCTATTTGCTGTACTTAGGGTTAAAACACGTGCTCCAAACGAAATTCGGCAAGAAAACCGAGGCCGTGCATAAGGAAATTAAGCAAGAAGTCAAAGGAAAAGGATTTTGGCCTACGGTGGGGAAAATTGCGCTGGCGGACCTCGCCTTCGCGATCGATTCCATTCTCGCCGCGGTAGCGCTCGCGCTCGGTCTGCCGGATTCGCCGCTGGACGAGTTCGGCGGGATGGACGGAGGACAATTCATCGTCGTCGTGCTCGGCGGCGTTGCCGGCTTGGTGTTGATCAAGTATGCGGCTACTTGGTTTGTTAAGCTGCTGGGACAACGTCCCGCGCTGGAAACGACGGCCTATGCGATCGTAGCTTGGGTCGGGGTCAAGCTTGCGATCATTACGCTGGCCCATGAGGACATCGGAGTGCTGGATCACCACTTCCCGCACAGCACGGGCTGGACGTTAGTGTTCTACGGCGTCTTGGTAGCGATCGCCCTCCTGGGCTGGTTTGCCCCGAATAACAAGCCTTCGAAAGCGGGCAATGCGTAA
- a CDS encoding TetR/AcrR family transcriptional regulator yields MSTKKRKYHSERRARSKEETVTAILDSAVKLHEQGITSIQALANDAGVSVASVRKYFPTQEKLFRGCSAHFYTKQTPPSIELWEGVADRDDRIRICVERIYPFLEAAMGVIGLAYRLQDESEAMKENVMAIERYLDAAVDTVLGGAGQDAETRKAVRFILHPLSYRNMRIHGGLQFDECVKFSSNMLAMLIK; encoded by the coding sequence ATGAGCACAAAAAAGCGAAAATACCATTCGGAGCGAAGGGCGCGGTCGAAGGAAGAAACGGTGACGGCCATTTTGGATTCGGCAGTAAAGCTGCATGAGCAGGGGATCACTTCGATTCAAGCGCTGGCGAACGATGCCGGGGTGTCCGTCGCCAGCGTGAGAAAATATTTCCCTACTCAGGAGAAGTTGTTCCGGGGTTGCTCCGCTCACTTCTATACAAAGCAAACTCCCCCCTCTATTGAGCTTTGGGAAGGGGTGGCTGACCGGGATGACCGGATCCGCATTTGCGTGGAGCGGATTTACCCTTTCTTGGAGGCGGCGATGGGCGTTATTGGGTTGGCGTATCGTCTCCAAGACGAATCGGAGGCTATGAAGGAGAATGTGATGGCGATCGAGCGGTACTTGGATGCTGCCGTGGATACCGTTCTTGGGGGAGCAGGCCAAGATGCTGAAACAAGGAAAGCCGTCCGATTTATTCTGCATCCGTTATCGTACCGGAATATGCGGATACACGGGGGATTACAATTTGACGAATGCGTCAAGTTTTCATCCAATATGTTGGCCATGCTTATCAAATGA